A region of Paenibacillus thiaminolyticus DNA encodes the following proteins:
- a CDS encoding flavocytochrome c → MKRMKKAGLMVLVLCMVAMLAACGSGNKQDAKEANNGGDQDRIVTSIGEGDGKHGTIKVEVTFENDEITDIKVLEQKENEVLAEPVYKELRETMIASNSAEADAISGSTVTSQGYIDAVKDAVAKAGLTLVAKQAAGKSQTDEPAEQTYDVVIIGAGGAGFSAALEAKQAGASVVLLEKMPSVGGNTLISGGEMNAANTWVQKNLGIEDSTELFIEDTLKGGDNVGDPEMVRVLAENATAAAEWLKDEVKVNFLKDHLFQFGGHSVKRALIPEGHTGAELITKLKKHLDEMGIDLKTNTKAEKLLTDDSGKVIGVEAAGANGGTITFHANKGVIIASGGFGSNVEMRKQYNPEYDEKYMTTDAPGTTGDGIVMAEAVGAALTNMESIQTYPVCSPKTGVISLVADSRFDGAILVNQSGQRFVEELERRDVISKGILAQEGGYAYQLWNQEIGDISKTVETHKDEYEMLVKDGLLYKADTLKEAAEFFKIDPEALQATIDRVNKFAKSGKDEDFNHRAGLKDMSKGPYYIQKAVPSVHHTMGGLVINKTTEVLNEQGQPIPGLFAAGEVTGVIHGKNRLGGNAIADAITFGRIAGQQAAK, encoded by the coding sequence ATGAAAAGGATGAAGAAAGCGGGACTAATGGTGCTTGTCCTGTGCATGGTCGCGATGCTCGCGGCATGCGGAAGCGGTAACAAGCAAGATGCCAAGGAGGCCAATAACGGAGGGGATCAAGATCGGATCGTAACGTCCATCGGAGAAGGTGATGGCAAGCACGGTACGATTAAGGTAGAGGTCACGTTTGAGAACGACGAGATTACTGATATTAAAGTGCTCGAACAGAAGGAAAACGAAGTGTTGGCCGAGCCTGTATATAAAGAGCTGAGAGAGACTATGATCGCCTCGAACAGCGCGGAGGCGGATGCGATCAGCGGCTCGACGGTCACAAGCCAGGGCTACATCGACGCGGTGAAGGATGCGGTAGCGAAGGCAGGCTTGACGCTTGTGGCGAAGCAGGCGGCAGGCAAAAGCCAGACAGACGAGCCGGCCGAGCAGACGTATGATGTCGTCATTATCGGGGCTGGCGGCGCCGGCTTCAGTGCGGCATTGGAAGCGAAGCAGGCGGGCGCTTCGGTGGTCCTGCTGGAGAAAATGCCTAGCGTTGGCGGCAACACGCTGATTTCCGGCGGCGAAATGAACGCGGCCAACACGTGGGTACAGAAAAACTTGGGCATTGAGGACAGCACCGAGCTGTTTATTGAAGATACGCTCAAAGGCGGAGATAATGTCGGCGATCCGGAAATGGTCCGTGTGCTCGCCGAGAATGCGACTGCGGCGGCAGAATGGCTGAAGGATGAAGTGAAGGTGAACTTCCTGAAGGATCACTTGTTCCAATTCGGCGGCCACTCGGTCAAGCGTGCGCTCATTCCGGAAGGGCATACGGGAGCCGAGCTGATTACGAAGCTGAAAAAGCATCTGGACGAGATGGGCATCGATCTGAAGACGAATACGAAGGCCGAGAAATTGCTCACGGATGACAGCGGCAAAGTGATCGGCGTCGAAGCTGCCGGAGCGAACGGCGGCACTATCACCTTCCATGCCAACAAAGGCGTCATTATTGCATCGGGCGGCTTCGGATCCAATGTCGAGATGAGAAAGCAATACAATCCGGAATACGATGAGAAATACATGACTACGGATGCGCCGGGTACGACGGGAGACGGGATTGTGATGGCTGAGGCGGTTGGCGCCGCCCTGACCAATATGGAGAGCATTCAGACTTATCCGGTATGCAGTCCGAAGACCGGTGTAATCTCGCTCGTTGCGGACAGCCGTTTTGACGGAGCGATTCTCGTGAATCAGAGCGGCCAGCGTTTCGTCGAAGAGCTGGAACGCCGCGATGTCATTTCCAAAGGGATTCTGGCCCAGGAAGGCGGCTACGCCTACCAGTTGTGGAATCAGGAGATTGGGGACATCAGCAAAACAGTTGAAACACATAAAGACGAATATGAAATGCTCGTCAAAGACGGCCTCTTGTATAAAGCGGATACGCTGAAAGAAGCTGCGGAGTTTTTCAAGATCGATCCGGAAGCGCTGCAGGCGACAATCGACCGCGTCAACAAATTCGCCAAGTCGGGCAAAGACGAGGATTTCAACCACCGTGCAGGATTGAAGGATATGAGCAAAGGGCCTTATTATATTCAAAAAGCGGTGCCTTCCGTTCACCATACGATGGGCGGACTTGTTATCAATAAGACGACCGAGGTGCTGAACGAGCAAGGCCAGCCGATTCCGGGCCTGTTCGCCGCAGGCGAGGTTACAGGCGTCATTCACGGCAAGAACCGTCTGGGCGGGAATGCGATTGCCGATGCGATCACATTCGGGCGCATCGCCGGCCAGCAAGCCGCTAAGTAA
- a CDS encoding trypsin-like peptidase domain-containing protein yields MNPSKPNDARRASDPAPADEAAQRSVPGSSVSESGDARGVPSARKETMEERDASEGNNLLEVEPGKEQVQSESAEASSERQPSAMAQRPGEWPQPPGEWPQPPGEWPQPLRERPQHGHSEPLTAAEFEQWIQEDEEEETEPAPRRKWMAKTITLLLALLLFGNVLAFWPQIYNLPALRFLHTDKELSQSEQIQQYKQAVVIVNAHDRKGTGFNVAAEGIIITNRHVMAEDKTGSVTFQNNKTYLADVVASDAALDVAVLKLRDNSEPLPALPLETDSGWREGAQVHIIGNPLSFYHIAIEGSILGLTPLQHRERPVLMIQAPIHSGNSGSPVLNEQGRVIGVVFATTTVKQGEESEESIQVGLAIPIENVRPYLNEAGQK; encoded by the coding sequence ATGAATCCAAGCAAGCCGAACGATGCCAGGCGAGCGTCCGATCCGGCCCCGGCCGATGAAGCGGCACAGCGATCCGTTCCCGGTAGCTCCGTAAGCGAGAGCGGGGATGCCCGGGGTGTCCCATCTGCCCGCAAGGAAACGATGGAAGAGCGGGATGCGAGCGAAGGAAATAACCTCCTGGAAGTGGAGCCGGGCAAGGAACAAGTCCAATCCGAGTCAGCCGAAGCCTCCAGCGAACGGCAGCCCTCTGCCATGGCGCAGCGGCCCGGCGAATGGCCGCAACCGCCCGGCGAATGGCCGCAACCGCCCGGTGAATGGCCGCAACCACTCCGCGAACGGCCGCAGCACGGCCATTCGGAACCGTTAACTGCAGCAGAATTCGAACAGTGGATTCAGGAGGACGAGGAGGAGGAGACGGAGCCTGCTCCGCGGAGAAAATGGATGGCAAAAACGATAACGCTACTGCTTGCCCTGCTGCTGTTCGGCAATGTGCTCGCGTTCTGGCCGCAGATCTACAATCTGCCTGCCCTCCGCTTCCTCCATACAGACAAGGAATTATCGCAGAGTGAACAGATACAGCAATACAAGCAGGCGGTCGTCATCGTCAATGCCCATGATCGGAAGGGCACCGGCTTCAATGTGGCCGCGGAAGGCATCATTATTACGAACCGACATGTGATGGCGGAGGACAAGACCGGATCGGTCACGTTTCAAAATAATAAGACGTATCTCGCCGATGTGGTCGCAAGCGACGCCGCCCTGGATGTGGCCGTCTTGAAGCTGCGGGACAATTCGGAGCCTTTGCCCGCCTTGCCCCTGGAGACAGACTCCGGGTGGCGGGAAGGCGCCCAAGTTCATATCATCGGCAACCCGCTCTCCTTCTACCATATCGCGATCGAAGGCAGTATTCTCGGTCTGACCCCGCTGCAGCACCGCGAGCGGCCCGTGCTAATGATTCAGGCCCCGATCCATTCCGGCAACAGCGGGAGCCCGGTCCTCAACGAGCAGGGCCGTGTCATCGGCGTCGTCTTCGCCACCACGACCGTGAAGCAGGGCGAAGAATCCGAGGAATCCATTCAAGTCGGACTTGCCATCCCGATCGAAAATGTTCGGCCCTATCTGAACGAAGCCGGTCAGAAGTAG
- the aceB gene encoding malate synthase A, whose translation MNRVSQSDRELKGDCSSDAHRVILTPKALDFVTALERRFGKRRKELLHMRDERQQRLDAGEWPGFLAETAQVRNADWTVASIPADLQDRRVEITGPSGDRKMVINALNSGAKVFMADFEDANSPTWSNTLEGQVNLRDAVNRTIRFVNEAGKIYELNEEPAVLKVRPRGWHMEEKHLLIDGQPISASLFDFGLYFFHNAKTLIRQGSGPYFYLPKMESHLEARLWNDVFEFAQQELGIPRGTIKATVLIETILAAFEMDEILFELRDHAAGLNCGRWDYIFSYIKKLRSNPDVILPDRAIVTMESPFMTAYSLLAIQTCHRRQAYCIGGMAAQIPIKNNPAANEAALEKVRKDKLREALNGHDGTWVAHPGLVPVAMEVFNAHMPGPNQLGKLPEREITAADLLEVPQGPITEAGVRMNISVGIQYLEAWLRGMGAVPINHLMEDAATAEISRAQLWQWIRHPRGVLDDGRKVTVELFDRIFQEELENLHLRMGEEQVPGSRLTLAASLFRDMTVADTFEPFLTRPGYMHLS comes from the coding sequence ATGAACCGTGTGAGCCAGTCAGACCGTGAATTGAAAGGGGATTGCAGCTCCGATGCCCATCGCGTCATCCTGACGCCTAAAGCGCTGGACTTCGTGACGGCGTTGGAAAGGCGGTTCGGGAAGCGCCGCAAGGAACTGCTTCACATGAGAGACGAGCGCCAGCAGAGACTGGACGCGGGCGAGTGGCCGGGCTTCTTGGCGGAGACGGCACAGGTCCGGAATGCGGATTGGACGGTTGCGTCCATCCCGGCCGATTTGCAGGACCGAAGAGTGGAAATTACAGGTCCCTCCGGGGATCGCAAAATGGTCATCAATGCGTTGAACTCGGGCGCCAAAGTGTTTATGGCGGATTTCGAAGACGCCAATTCCCCAACCTGGTCCAACACGCTGGAAGGCCAGGTCAATCTGCGGGATGCCGTGAACCGGACGATACGGTTCGTGAACGAGGCGGGCAAAATCTATGAACTGAATGAGGAACCGGCTGTGCTCAAGGTGCGGCCGCGGGGCTGGCATATGGAAGAGAAGCATCTGTTGATCGACGGTCAGCCGATCTCGGCGTCGCTATTCGATTTCGGCCTTTACTTTTTTCATAATGCGAAGACGTTGATTCGGCAGGGAAGCGGCCCTTATTTTTACCTTCCGAAAATGGAGAGCCATCTGGAAGCGAGGCTGTGGAATGACGTGTTCGAATTCGCGCAGCAGGAGCTGGGCATTCCTCGCGGCACGATTAAGGCTACCGTCTTAATCGAGACGATTCTGGCCGCCTTCGAGATGGATGAGATTCTGTTCGAGCTTCGCGATCATGCGGCCGGCTTGAATTGCGGGCGCTGGGACTACATTTTTAGCTATATCAAAAAGCTCCGGAGCAACCCGGACGTCATTTTGCCCGACAGGGCTATCGTGACGATGGAATCGCCTTTTATGACGGCCTATTCGCTGCTCGCCATCCAGACCTGCCATCGGCGCCAAGCCTACTGCATCGGGGGCATGGCGGCCCAGATTCCGATCAAGAACAATCCGGCGGCCAACGAAGCGGCGCTGGAGAAGGTGCGGAAGGATAAGCTGCGGGAAGCGCTGAACGGTCATGACGGCACATGGGTGGCGCATCCCGGTCTCGTGCCGGTCGCCATGGAAGTGTTCAACGCCCACATGCCGGGACCGAACCAGCTCGGGAAGCTGCCGGAACGCGAGATCACCGCGGCGGATTTGCTGGAGGTGCCTCAAGGGCCGATTACCGAGGCTGGCGTGAGAATGAACATTTCGGTCGGCATTCAATATTTGGAGGCATGGCTTCGAGGAATGGGGGCGGTGCCGATCAACCATCTGATGGAGGATGCCGCGACCGCCGAGATTTCGAGAGCCCAGCTGTGGCAGTGGATTCGCCATCCGCGGGGCGTGCTCGACGATGGGCGCAAAGTCACGGTCGAGCTCTTCGATCGAATCTTTCAGGAAGAGCTGGAGAATCTCCATCTTCGCATGGGCGAAGAGCAAGTCCCCGGCTCCCGCCTGACGCTGGCTGCCTCTTTGTTCCGCGATATGACGGTTGCGGATACGTTTGAGCCGTTTTTGACCCGCCCGGGTTATATGCACTTATCCTAA
- a CDS encoding serine hydrolase domain-containing protein, with the protein MKTDTQTGACQPQYDLAKLDTLLHEDHIARNFRNMDHILPKHDILAPADKFRFSEDLQHLDDVRYSYNGQASTAGEYMEKVKATAWLIIKDDAIITERYYNGYTRESTATSMSVAKSFVSALTGIAFDEGAMRDVHDPVTRYLPELAGSGYDGATIKDVLQMSSGVRFNEDYADPDAEIYTFMNDVFGESAMPISEYVRKLTRMQPPGHYQYKSVDTQVLCMLLERTTGKKVSVYLEEKLWQPLGMEYDAYWNTDLHGNDIAFAFLNAALRDYAKFGRLVLHQGAWNGRQIISEKWMKESVIPDRADLQPGQAEECFGYQYQWWTPHGSDGSEVMARGIYGQHIYINRRHHAVIVKSGVDPTVFNVHDGEAVTAYRTILEHLG; encoded by the coding sequence ATGAAGACAGACACGCAAACCGGGGCATGCCAGCCACAATATGATCTTGCTAAGCTGGATACGCTCCTGCACGAGGATCATATCGCCAGGAATTTCCGCAATATGGACCATATTTTGCCGAAGCACGATATTCTCGCGCCGGCGGACAAGTTCCGGTTCTCCGAGGACTTGCAGCATCTGGACGATGTCCGCTACAGTTACAACGGGCAAGCATCCACCGCCGGAGAATATATGGAGAAGGTGAAAGCCACCGCTTGGCTGATCATCAAGGATGATGCCATCATAACAGAGCGCTATTATAACGGATATACGCGGGAATCGACCGCCACGTCCATGTCGGTCGCCAAATCATTCGTCTCGGCCCTGACGGGCATCGCCTTCGACGAGGGCGCGATGCGGGACGTCCACGATCCGGTAACGCGGTACTTGCCGGAGCTGGCCGGAAGCGGCTATGACGGAGCTACCATCAAGGATGTGCTGCAAATGTCCTCCGGCGTTCGCTTCAATGAAGACTACGCCGATCCCGATGCGGAGATTTATACGTTTATGAACGATGTCTTCGGGGAGTCGGCGATGCCGATCTCGGAGTACGTGCGCAAGCTGACTCGTATGCAGCCGCCGGGACATTACCAGTACAAGAGCGTGGATACCCAAGTGCTATGTATGCTGCTGGAGCGGACAACAGGGAAGAAGGTATCAGTTTATTTGGAGGAAAAGCTGTGGCAGCCGCTTGGCATGGAATACGATGCCTATTGGAACACTGACCTGCACGGCAATGATATTGCATTCGCCTTCTTGAATGCCGCTTTGCGGGACTACGCGAAATTCGGCCGCCTTGTCCTGCATCAGGGAGCCTGGAACGGCCGGCAGATCATTTCGGAGAAATGGATGAAGGAATCGGTCATTCCGGATCGGGCCGACTTGCAGCCGGGGCAAGCCGAGGAATGCTTCGGCTATCAGTATCAGTGGTGGACGCCGCACGGAAGCGACGGCTCGGAGGTGATGGCCCGTGGCATTTACGGACAGCACATCTATATCAATCGAAGGCATCATGCCGTCATCGTCAAGTCCGGCGTCGATCCGACCGTCTTCAATGTTCACGACGGCGAAGCGGTCACGGCCTACCGGACCATTCTCGAACATCTCGGATAG
- a CDS encoding DNA glycosylase AlkZ-like family protein, which translates to MNASLKFEPSLIDYLLSPWGGILKDLSYKRMVIHGNPLEPDNAFHLTSSWLQDQPDIYHMYDQEEALGLILLRYLQAYGPARAEDFAYWSGITVTLAKKN; encoded by the coding sequence TTGAACGCCTCATTGAAATTCGAGCCCTCTCTCATAGACTATTTACTGTCTCCGTGGGGCGGAATACTTAAGGACTTGTCTTATAAGCGGATGGTGATTCACGGGAACCCGCTTGAGCCGGACAACGCATTCCATCTTACAAGCTCGTGGCTGCAGGACCAGCCCGACATCTATCATATGTATGATCAGGAAGAAGCCCTTGGCCTGATTCTATTGCGCTATTTGCAGGCTTATGGTCCGGCAAGAGCCGAGGATTTTGCGTACTGGTCGGGGATTACGGTCACGCTGGCTAAAAAAAATTGA
- the cysC gene encoding adenylyl-sulfate kinase, translated as MSEHAITLWLTGFSGAGKTTMAHAIAAALRSHGRRVECLDGDELRAAIGKGLGFSREDRMENIRRIVYISGLLARNGIIPLVSVISPYRDMRAYAREQLAPFVEVFVDCPLAECERRDPKGLYARARQGAIPMFTGVSDVYEPPEAPEIILPTDRCSVEDGVQLALNRLKELSLLT; from the coding sequence TTGTCTGAACACGCAATCACATTATGGCTGACGGGATTCTCCGGGGCGGGGAAGACGACGATGGCGCATGCAATCGCGGCAGCGCTCCGATCGCATGGCCGCCGGGTCGAGTGTCTGGACGGCGATGAGCTTCGCGCCGCCATTGGCAAGGGGCTTGGCTTCAGCCGGGAAGATCGGATGGAGAATATCCGCCGGATCGTATATATTAGCGGGCTGTTGGCCCGCAACGGAATTATTCCGCTTGTCTCGGTGATCAGCCCGTACCGGGACATGCGTGCTTACGCGCGCGAGCAGTTAGCGCCCTTCGTCGAAGTGTTCGTCGATTGTCCGCTGGCCGAGTGCGAACGGCGCGATCCGAAGGGCTTGTACGCGCGGGCGCGGCAGGGAGCTATCCCTATGTTCACCGGCGTCTCGGATGTGTACGAGCCTCCGGAGGCGCCCGAGATTATCCTCCCGACAGACCGCTGTTCCGTGGAGGACGGGGTGCAGCTCGCCCTGAACCGGCTGAAGGAGCTGTCCTTGCTTACCTAG
- a CDS encoding STM4011 family radical SAM protein produces the protein MRAVLYYRGKLSSCNYSCPYCPFSKTKDSRETLAQDKRQLETFMGWIRAQEEAGHRLALFFNPYGEALIHRWYREAMIELSELPHIEKVAIQTNLSCQLDWTERLNRDKAAFWVTYHPGQTSRDGFLSQCMRLYEQGISFSVGTVGVRSAFDAIEEIRRRLPEDVYVWVNAYKDQPDYYMAEEEKRLQGVDPYFAINLRDYDSLGRPCAAGETVFYVQGSGIVKRCYQDRRVIGHLYRDGLEGLAAERACGMNNCGCYIGYIHMPELELGTTYAGGLLERIPVRHDSMRKEVTTIV, from the coding sequence ATGAGGGCAGTGCTCTATTATCGGGGGAAGCTGTCGTCCTGCAATTACAGCTGCCCGTACTGCCCCTTCAGCAAGACGAAGGACAGCCGGGAGACGCTGGCACAGGACAAGCGCCAGTTGGAGACGTTCATGGGCTGGATCCGGGCGCAGGAGGAGGCCGGGCATCGTCTTGCCCTGTTTTTCAATCCGTATGGGGAGGCTCTCATTCACCGCTGGTACAGGGAGGCGATGATCGAGCTGTCCGAGCTTCCGCATATCGAGAAGGTGGCCATTCAGACGAACCTGTCCTGCCAGTTGGATTGGACGGAGCGGCTGAATCGGGACAAGGCGGCCTTCTGGGTAACGTACCATCCGGGACAGACAAGCCGGGACGGCTTTTTGTCGCAATGCATGCGGCTGTATGAGCAGGGCATCTCCTTTAGCGTCGGGACCGTCGGGGTCAGAAGCGCCTTTGACGCGATCGAGGAGATCCGGCGGCGGCTGCCGGAAGACGTATACGTCTGGGTGAACGCCTACAAGGATCAGCCGGATTATTATATGGCGGAAGAAGAGAAGCGGCTGCAGGGCGTCGATCCTTATTTTGCAATCAATCTTAGGGATTATGACAGCCTCGGCCGGCCCTGCGCAGCGGGGGAGACGGTCTTCTACGTACAGGGCTCAGGCATCGTGAAGCGCTGCTATCAGGATCGGCGCGTCATCGGCCACTTGTATCGGGACGGGCTGGAAGGGCTGGCGGCAGAGCGTGCCTGCGGGATGAATAACTGCGGCTGCTATATCGGGTATATTCATATGCCGGAATTGGAACTGGGCACAACGTATGCGGGGGGATTGCTGGAACGCATCCCTGTGCGGCATGATTCCATGCGGAAGGAGGTAACAACCATTGTCTGA
- a CDS encoding serine hydrolase, which yields MMSIMQAKLHGFSEYIQQQMEQWKVPGLAIAVIQGQQIAMAEGFGLRNVELGLKVTPETLFAIGSCTKAFTAMSAGMLVDEGKLDWDRPVKEYLPNFKLFDGFATERITIRDMLCHRSGLPRHDLMWYNAPFTREEIIERLQYLEPNHDFRSKWQYNNLMYTAAGYLVGQLAGVPWEQWVQERIFEPLLMANSNFSIEETARHTNAAVPYIDKDNQVQATAYRNLDVIGPAGSINSNVMEMANWVLLQLNQGAFQGQRLVTEGSIATMHTPQMPCDSSYFWKKELPICTYGLGWCIESYRGYQLVHHNGGIDGFSSLISFLPQENIGVVLLTNKNGSLLPRFLSYTLFDRLLELEPLDWSERMATEMKQYEEWAKQGKEAMRKEADRPGNEDRGSVTVRAANEYAGRFEHPAYGELVVERADGQLRALFHGLAFPMTPLGDDRYELYFDVFDLSIPASFHADTGGRFSRLTVSFLLDPGAKEIEFVKVQDPVPSR from the coding sequence ATGATGAGCATCATGCAAGCGAAGTTACATGGATTCTCGGAATACATTCAACAGCAGATGGAGCAATGGAAGGTGCCGGGACTTGCGATCGCGGTCATCCAAGGGCAGCAGATCGCGATGGCGGAAGGCTTCGGCCTGCGGAATGTGGAGCTGGGGCTGAAGGTGACGCCGGAGACGCTGTTCGCGATTGGCTCCTGCACGAAGGCATTTACGGCCATGTCAGCGGGAATGCTCGTAGACGAGGGCAAGTTGGACTGGGATCGGCCGGTGAAGGAGTATCTTCCGAATTTCAAACTATTTGACGGCTTCGCGACGGAACGAATCACAATCCGGGATATGCTGTGTCACCGCTCCGGCCTTCCGCGGCATGATCTCATGTGGTACAATGCGCCGTTCACCCGGGAAGAAATCATCGAGCGGCTGCAATATTTGGAGCCGAACCACGATTTCCGCTCCAAGTGGCAATACAATAATTTAATGTACACGGCTGCGGGATATCTCGTGGGGCAGCTTGCAGGAGTGCCTTGGGAGCAATGGGTGCAGGAGCGGATATTTGAGCCGCTGCTGATGGCGAACAGTAACTTCTCCATTGAAGAGACGGCACGTCATACGAATGCCGCTGTGCCATATATAGACAAGGACAATCAGGTGCAGGCAACCGCTTACCGCAACCTTGATGTGATTGGTCCGGCTGGCTCGATTAACAGCAATGTCATGGAGATGGCGAACTGGGTGCTGCTCCAACTGAATCAGGGGGCATTCCAGGGGCAGCGGCTAGTTACGGAAGGAAGCATCGCCACGATGCATACACCCCAGATGCCTTGCGATTCCTCGTATTTTTGGAAAAAGGAGCTTCCCATCTGCACTTACGGCCTAGGCTGGTGCATTGAATCGTATCGGGGCTATCAGTTGGTTCATCATAATGGCGGAATTGACGGATTTTCTTCTCTCATCTCCTTTTTGCCGCAGGAGAACATCGGTGTCGTCCTTTTAACGAACAAAAATGGCTCACTGCTTCCGCGCTTCCTCTCCTACACCTTGTTCGACCGGCTGCTGGAGCTGGAGCCTCTTGACTGGAGCGAGCGAATGGCTACGGAGATGAAGCAGTACGAGGAATGGGCGAAGCAAGGGAAAGAGGCGATGCGGAAGGAGGCGGACCGTCCCGGCAATGAGGATCGGGGAAGCGTAACCGTACGGGCAGCGAATGAGTATGCGGGGAGATTCGAACACCCGGCCTATGGAGAGTTGGTTGTCGAGAGGGCGGATGGCCAATTACGCGCCTTGTTTCATGGACTGGCCTTTCCGATGACGCCCCTCGGCGACGACAGGTATGAGCTTTATTTTGACGTCTTCGATCTCTCCATTCCAGCTTCCTTCCATGCGGATACAGGGGGACGTTTCTCTCGTCTTACGGTCTCATTCTTGCTGGATCCAGGAGCGAAGGAGATCGAATTTGTGAAAGTCCAGGACCCGGTGCCAAGCAGGTAG
- the aceA gene encoding isocitrate lyase: MRETGRTELGQMKEHWSGTRYQGIRRAYSPEDVLRLRGSVQIEYTLARRGSAKLWELLHSEDYIHALGALTGNQAVQQVKAGLKAIYLSGWQVAADANLSGQMYPDQSLYPANSVPHVVKRINQALQRADHIQHSEGKNDIDFFAPIIADAEAGFGGPLNVFELVKSMIEAGAAAVHLEDQLASEKKCGHMGGKVLLPTGQAIRHLIAARLAADVMGVDTVLIARTDANAAQLLTSDIDDNDRPFLTGKRTVEGFHYVRAGLDQAISRGLAYAPYADMVWCETAEPNLEEAERFARAIHARYPGKLLAYNCSPSFNWKRKLSDKEIATFQQKLGAMGYKFQFVTLAGFHALNHSMFRLAKGYKERGMEAYSELQQAEFASEAEGYEAVRHQREVGASYFDEVTQLIAGGLASTTALAGSTEQEQFSR; encoded by the coding sequence ATGAGAGAGACAGGGAGAACGGAACTCGGGCAGATGAAGGAGCATTGGTCTGGAACCCGGTATCAAGGCATCCGGCGTGCGTATTCGCCGGAAGACGTACTGAGATTGCGGGGGTCTGTGCAAATCGAATATACATTGGCCCGGCGGGGTTCCGCGAAATTGTGGGAGCTGCTTCATTCGGAAGATTATATCCATGCGCTGGGTGCCTTGACCGGCAACCAAGCCGTCCAGCAGGTCAAAGCGGGATTGAAGGCCATCTATCTCAGCGGATGGCAGGTGGCGGCGGACGCGAATCTGTCCGGACAGATGTATCCCGACCAGAGTCTCTATCCGGCGAACAGCGTTCCTCATGTCGTGAAGAGAATCAATCAGGCGCTGCAGCGCGCCGATCATATCCAGCATTCCGAGGGCAAGAATGACATCGATTTCTTCGCGCCCATCATCGCGGATGCCGAGGCCGGCTTCGGAGGACCGTTGAATGTATTCGAGCTCGTGAAGTCCATGATCGAAGCGGGAGCGGCGGCAGTCCACCTGGAAGATCAGCTTGCCTCGGAGAAGAAATGCGGCCATATGGGCGGCAAGGTGCTGCTGCCGACGGGCCAGGCGATTCGTCATCTGATCGCGGCGAGGTTGGCGGCGGATGTGATGGGGGTGGATACGGTCTTGATTGCCCGGACGGATGCGAATGCGGCGCAGCTCCTCACCAGCGACATCGACGACAACGATCGGCCATTCCTGACCGGCAAACGGACAGTGGAAGGCTTCCATTATGTAAGGGCGGGATTGGATCAAGCGATATCGCGGGGCCTGGCCTACGCCCCTTATGCCGACATGGTCTGGTGCGAGACCGCCGAGCCGAATCTGGAGGAGGCGGAACGATTCGCACGAGCTATCCATGCCCGCTATCCGGGCAAATTGCTCGCCTATAACTGCTCCCCATCCTTCAACTGGAAACGGAAGCTGAGCGACAAGGAGATCGCCACCTTCCAGCAGAAGCTCGGCGCCATGGGCTATAAGTTCCAGTTCGTCACTTTGGCCGGCTTCCATGCCTTGAACCACAGCATGTTCCGTCTGGCGAAAGGGTACAAGGAGCGGGGGATGGAAGCTTACTCCGAGCTGCAGCAAGCGGAATTCGCCAGCGAGGCGGAAGGATATGAAGCGGTCCGCCATCAACGGGAAGTGGGAGCCAGTTATTTTGACGAAGTGACCCAGCTTATTGCCGGAGGCCTGGCCAGCACTACCGCGCTGGCAGGTTCGACAGAACAGGAGCAGTTCAGCCGTTAA